In one window of Frigoriglobus tundricola DNA:
- a CDS encoding DUF58 domain-containing protein, translating into MEGRLDTADHLNARQFLIAVKKLADALSYGTDHSPFLGAGIEYAQSRQYQPGDPVRAIDWRVTARTGKVFVKEYEAPKQLPCYLLLDTSASMTVSSVKKSKYAVALHIAGGLAFACLDRISPVGVLGVGGRNVRLDPSLSRASVLQWLHEFRRFRYDEHTTLGRKVTELAPTLPYRCLVIALSDLHDPEAVPALKLLAQRHDVAVIQLQDPAETGVAGTGFLRAGEAETGRVFVTRGSRRWVETEPTARQLKRSEVDHLLVRTDKPFVADLRNFLMGRNVLGRGRR; encoded by the coding sequence ATGGAAGGCCGCCTCGACACCGCCGACCACCTGAACGCGCGCCAGTTCTTGATCGCGGTCAAGAAGCTGGCCGACGCGCTCAGCTACGGCACGGACCACTCGCCGTTCCTCGGCGCGGGCATCGAGTACGCGCAGTCGCGCCAGTACCAGCCCGGCGACCCGGTGCGCGCCATCGACTGGCGCGTGACGGCGCGCACCGGGAAGGTGTTCGTCAAGGAGTACGAGGCCCCCAAGCAGCTCCCGTGCTACTTGCTGCTGGACACGTCCGCGTCGATGACCGTGAGTTCGGTGAAGAAGAGCAAGTACGCGGTCGCGCTCCACATCGCCGGCGGGCTGGCGTTCGCGTGCCTGGACCGCATCAGCCCGGTGGGGGTGCTGGGCGTCGGCGGGCGCAACGTCCGCCTCGACCCGAGCCTGTCCCGCGCGAGCGTGCTCCAGTGGCTGCACGAGTTCCGCCGGTTCCGGTACGACGAGCACACGACGCTCGGCCGCAAGGTGACGGAACTGGCGCCCACCCTGCCGTACCGCTGCCTCGTGATCGCGCTGAGCGATTTGCACGACCCCGAAGCGGTCCCGGCGCTGAAGCTGCTGGCGCAGCGCCACGACGTCGCCGTGATTCAGTTGCAAGACCCCGCCGAAACCGGCGTCGCGGGGACCGGGTTTTTGCGCGCGGGCGAGGCCGAAACCGGGCGCGTGTTCGTCACCCGCGGGTCGCGCCGGTGGGTGGAGACGGAGCCCACGGCCCGGCAGCTCAAACGCTCCGAAGTGGACCACCTGCTGGTGCGCACCGACAAGCCGTTCGTCGCCGACCTGCGGAACTTCCTGATGGGCCGGAACGTGCTCGGGCGCGGCCGGCGGTAA
- a CDS encoding vWA domain-containing protein, with translation MNYKEIPLVWPQFAYAPVLFALVAPALLLGWVWAQRWLLPARRVVLPLDRARARGGWWAWALIALAESVPPLLLAVAVCVTAGPQRNGPPQQKRSLTNIQFAVDVSGSMTAQFGEGTRYDASMKAIDAFLDFRKGDAFGLTFFGDAFVHWVPLTTDVSAIRCSTPFMRPEIVPPAFGGTAIAKALNGCRSELRRRDEGDKMIVLITDGFSYDLPGNDGDIARELNADKVSVFCIIVGGFEPQGEIINICRLTGGEAFRADDPDALPAVFKKIDEMKQAQLTPTMVEAVDYYEPFALAALALLALGALCLFGLRYTPW, from the coding sequence GTGAATTACAAAGAGATCCCGCTCGTCTGGCCGCAGTTCGCGTACGCGCCCGTGCTGTTCGCGCTGGTCGCTCCCGCGCTGCTGCTCGGGTGGGTGTGGGCGCAGCGGTGGCTCCTGCCGGCGCGCCGCGTCGTGCTCCCGCTGGACCGGGCCCGCGCCCGCGGCGGGTGGTGGGCGTGGGCGCTGATCGCGCTCGCGGAGTCGGTCCCGCCGCTGCTGCTCGCGGTCGCGGTGTGCGTCACCGCCGGCCCGCAACGGAACGGGCCGCCGCAGCAGAAGCGGTCGCTCACCAACATCCAGTTCGCGGTGGACGTGTCGGGCAGCATGACCGCCCAGTTCGGCGAGGGGACGCGCTACGACGCGTCGATGAAGGCGATCGACGCGTTCCTGGACTTCCGCAAGGGGGACGCGTTCGGCCTCACGTTCTTCGGCGACGCCTTCGTCCACTGGGTGCCGCTCACAACAGACGTGTCCGCGATCCGCTGTTCGACGCCGTTCATGCGGCCCGAGATCGTGCCGCCCGCGTTCGGCGGCACCGCGATCGCCAAGGCGCTCAACGGGTGCCGGTCCGAGCTGCGCCGGCGCGACGAGGGCGACAAGATGATCGTCCTCATCACCGACGGGTTCAGCTACGACCTCCCGGGCAACGACGGCGACATCGCCCGCGAGCTGAACGCCGACAAGGTGTCCGTGTTCTGCATCATCGTCGGCGGGTTCGAGCCGCAGGGCGAGATCATCAACATCTGCCGGCTCACCGGGGGCGAGGCGTTCCGCGCCGATGACCCGGACGCGCTGCCCGCCGTCTTCAAGAAGATCGACGAGATGAAACAGGCGCAGCTGACCCCGACGATGGTGGAAGCGGTCGATTATTACGAGCCGTTCGCACTGGCGGCGCTGGCGCTGCTGGCGCTCGGGGCGCTCTGCCTGTTCGGGCTGAGGTACACGCCGTGGTGA